CAATGTCATAATAAAAACCATTTTCAATAACAGGTCCAATTCCCAGTTTTACTGACTGATCTTTATACAAACGCTTAATAGCCTGCGCCATTAAATGGGCAGTCGAGTGTCTCATAATCTCTAATGCTTCAGCACTATCTTGTGTAACAATTTCAATTGCACCATCTTCTTCAATTGGTGTACGTAAGTCGACCAATTGACCATCAATTTTCCCTGCAAGTGACTTCTTTCTTAAACCAGGGCTAATGGATGCCGCAATGTCTTCTGTTGTGGTGCCTTTTGCAAACTCCTTTACAGCTCCGTCTGGAAACGCAATTTTTATAACGTCTGACATCCTTGTTCACCTCATATAATGATATAATTTCTTTAAAATAGGCTCGTTTAAAATTGCCTAAAAATAAATAAAACCCGTCCCTAAAAAAGGGACGAGTTAGATAACTTATCAATGGACCGTGGTTCCACCCTTGTTCCCAATATCTATCCAAAAACATACATAAACAAATAGACATGGCTTAAAATCGATAACGGGAGACCGTCAGCTACTAATTAGATGCATACAGCATCCTTTCACAACTGAAGTTTAAAGGTGGTAAGTACGTTAATCGTGTTAGGAAGGTTTCAGCAACTCCTTCCCTCTCTGGGAACCGTAAAAACAAACTCGTGTCCTTATCAATACAGATAATTTTTCAATTACCTCGTATTATAAAATGTTTCATCTTTAAAATCAAGAATGGATTTCAATTAAATATATGTAGAGAACCTTAAAAATTTTCCAGTGGATATATTGTCACCCGTTCCTCAAAAATATTTTGAATGGTCTGAACCATACCTTCAAATGAGTTATTTGTATAAAGCATAAGCCAATCGGGTGCAATTGATACAAGTGGTGCCAACAACTGCTTATCAATATACATCGGATGTTGATAAACGAAATCTTTATCAATATATTTTTTTAGTTGATGTTCAGTCATTAATTGTTTGTCCTGGTCATAAACCAAACATTCTTGATCAAATACAATTTGAAGCTTAGACAGCTTACTTTCTTTTTTTGCCAAGTAATCTCTTAAACTTTGAACAAAACTTTGATATTCTTGTTCCATTTTATATTCTTCAATCGCAATTTCAACATATTCTCTTAAACTATCTATATATTTGTGAAGACGAAATTTTTGAAAAGATGAAAATGAAAAATATAAGTCAGGACGAAGAAATTGTTCAAGTGCATCACTAATCATTTGCTCTCTGGAAGATATCTCTTGAACCCTTGGAATTTCTTCCCTTTGGCCTTCCATAATAGAATGTGCAATATGTATAATCTGTTGCTGTTCCTCTTCCTCACTAAAATAATAATTTTCTTTTATCATTTTTAACATAATAAGATGCTCTTTATGATTGATAATAAATTGAATTAAACCTGGTATAACTAGTTGTTTTACTGTAATATCCCATGATTTTGGATTGAGTTTTATGGACTGATTATTAACTAATTGAAGTTCTGAATGAAATTTATCGTGAATCGAATGAAAGATCGAATAGATTGCTCTTGCCTCTTTCGGAGACCCAAATAATATCTCGAGCATGTTTGTCCCCCCTATTTGCAGCACCTCGATTCATATATATGGGGGGAACATATATTTTAGAAGTAAAGAATTAGTTGGATTATACAAAAGAAAAGAGATTGATCATCTCAATCTCTTTTCTACCACCACTTAGCCTCTGCGATTTCGACCGATTAGTTCTACTGGTGTTGTCATATGTTTGATTCGTTCCATGATTCTTGCAGCTTTAACAGGTTCTTCTTCACCACGTTGAGAGTATGCAAGGTGATGTTGAAGTTCTTTTAAACCAAAGTTGGATGAGATAAAAGTAGGGAGATTTTCAAGCATGCGATATTGTAAAATTGTTCCTAATATCTCATCTCTCATCCAGCTTGATACTGATTCTGCCCCTAAATCATCGAGCATAAGAACAGGAATTTTCTTTACCGCATCAAGTTTTTCATCCAATGATGAATTTTGAAATGACCCTTTTAGCTCTCTCATAAATTCCGGGACATAAACAAGCATAGATGATACTTTATGTGAAGCAAGTTCATTTGCGATTGCACCTAAAATATAGGTCTTACCAACTCCGAAAGAGCCATATAAATACAAACCTTTTGTACGTTGCCCACTGTTGTATGCTTCCACAAAATCTTGAGCCATCCCGATCACTTTTAATCTGCTTGTTTCCTCTACATCAACATCAATTTTATCAAATTGAGCCTCGAGGATATCCTTTGGAATATACATGCTTTTAATAAGAGCCTCGTGTTTCTTACGTTCATCATATGCTTCCTTCGTTGGGCATTTTGTATATTGAAGGTCAATAATACGCCCTTGAATCACTAAATGAGGGTGATAGCCTTCTAAAATATTTTTACACTGTGATAGTGAAGGACAGCTTTTGCAATTTTTGCTTTGGTTGACAAATTCATAAAGCTTAACCAAGCTTCTATTAATCATACCCTCTTCTATTTCAGTCGAATGTTTTGTTATAAAAGCTTGTACATCAGGATTGTTTAATACTTCTTTTTTCAAATCATTATAGCGATCATTAAAATCTGGTCTATTTGCTAATTTTTTAAAGGAATTGCTTAAATGTTCCATTTATTCCCCCTCCTCTCATTATGTCTCGTTATTTTTATTATCCTTATATTTTCTAATCCGATCAAATAATTTCTTTTTCTCTAACTCAAATTGTTCAATATCCACGCTTGATGCTTTATCATCATGTTTTTCTTTTTGTTTTAATTCCTGCTGATCTTTATGGTCACTATTTGTTTCTTCACTTAACCATGCCGGTAGCATTTCTTTACGAATAGGTGCTTTCTTATTATTCTCCGTTTTCTTCTTTGTTGTCTTTTCTTCTGCCCATTGTTGATATTGACGGTGCTCTTGTTTAGCTAAATCCATAGCATCTTTTACAGTCTTCACTTGTTTCCTTGTCCAATGGCTTGCAATTTTTTGAACATAAGCTCTCGTAAGCTTCATATCCGTCTTTAACATAACATAATAAATTAATACATTCACAACTCCAGGCTCGAGCCTTTGTTGAAGCATCACTTCTTCAATAATTTGCAAATCACCAACAGAAGGAGTAACTCCACCGGAAACATCCATTAAAAATTGTTTTGGCGATATTCTTTCTAGTTGAAAGATAAGCTCCTCTTCCTTTGTTAATTGTTTCTGATCTTGCTTCCCTCGCAATAATGGTGGCTGTACTTTATCTATTAAGCCTGGTAATTCATCTCCATGCTGAAATTGATACCAATCACGTGCAGATTTTCTTAGCAATTCAAGATCAATGTTTTCGTCTTGATCAATACTTGCCATCACAACATTTTTCATATCAATAGCATTAATGCCGTACAGGTACGAGAGCTTCTTTATTACATCCTTTACTAAGGAAGTGATAGATTTATGCGGGATGAGAGCATCAGAAAGTCCTGCAAGGAATAAATCAAAATCAAAAGCAGAATCAGAAATCTCTAATTTTGATCTACTTTCTGTACTAACAAATTCTCGATTCTTTTCAAGCGACAAATCTTTTATCGTTTCTTCATTCATTCTTCCAACCATTTCAGCGGAACGAACAGAGTCAAAAACATCATTAAATGACTTGGTAATGTCCTGCATTCCTTCAGTTTTTTGTTCATCTGAAAAAAAACGTTTTAACTGCAAAAATTTATTTTTGCCTACCCGATTATAAAGATAAACATTTAAAACACCATCTTGAAAGAACTCTGTCGGCCTTACTGGAGCTTGTAGTTCATAAACATATTTCTTAACACCGTCATCTTCGTTTACAAAAGTTTTTAATAAACCAAGACCTTCTAATT
This Metabacillus endolithicus DNA region includes the following protein-coding sequences:
- a CDS encoding replication initiation and membrane attachment family protein translates to MEQHWKELLAIDRYSVKSNSILQDLDRKILTLLYQPLIGSKCFSLFMTLWGELEQNRLWSEETTHHSLMTIMQSNLRDIYQERLKLEGLGLLKTFVNEDDGVKKYVYELQAPVRPTEFFQDGVLNVYLYNRVGKNKFLQLKRFFSDEQKTEGMQDITKSFNDVFDSVRSAEMVGRMNEETIKDLSLEKNREFVSTESRSKLEISDSAFDFDLFLAGLSDALIPHKSITSLVKDVIKKLSYLYGINAIDMKNVVMASIDQDENIDLELLRKSARDWYQFQHGDELPGLIDKVQPPLLRGKQDQKQLTKEEELIFQLERISPKQFLMDVSGGVTPSVGDLQIIEEVMLQQRLEPGVVNVLIYYVMLKTDMKLTRAYVQKIASHWTRKQVKTVKDAMDLAKQEHRQYQQWAEEKTTKKKTENNKKAPIRKEMLPAWLSEETNSDHKDQQELKQKEKHDDKASSVDIEQFELEKKKLFDRIRKYKDNKNNET
- the dnaI gene encoding primosomal protein DnaI, whose amino-acid sequence is MEHLSNSFKKLANRPDFNDRYNDLKKEVLNNPDVQAFITKHSTEIEEGMINRSLVKLYEFVNQSKNCKSCPSLSQCKNILEGYHPHLVIQGRIIDLQYTKCPTKEAYDERKKHEALIKSMYIPKDILEAQFDKIDVDVEETSRLKVIGMAQDFVEAYNSGQRTKGLYLYGSFGVGKTYILGAIANELASHKVSSMLVYVPEFMRELKGSFQNSSLDEKLDAVKKIPVLMLDDLGAESVSSWMRDEILGTILQYRMLENLPTFISSNFGLKELQHHLAYSQRGEEEPVKAARIMERIKHMTTPVELIGRNRRG
- the ytxC gene encoding putative sporulation protein YtxC; amino-acid sequence: MLEILFGSPKEARAIYSIFHSIHDKFHSELQLVNNQSIKLNPKSWDITVKQLVIPGLIQFIINHKEHLIMLKMIKENYYFSEEEEQQQIIHIAHSIMEGQREEIPRVQEISSREQMISDALEQFLRPDLYFSFSSFQKFRLHKYIDSLREYVEIAIEEYKMEQEYQSFVQSLRDYLAKKESKLSKLQIVFDQECLVYDQDKQLMTEHQLKKYIDKDFVYQHPMYIDKQLLAPLVSIAPDWLMLYTNNSFEGMVQTIQNIFEERVTIYPLENF